The Lewinellaceae bacterium genome has a segment encoding these proteins:
- a CDS encoding T9SS type A sorting domain-containing protein, which translates to MKTIFIFLMLAVFTSLGSLPLIAQNQLGGDIDGEAAHDNAGYSISLSAEGQKVAIGASGNDANGNDAGQVRVFEWNGTEWSQIGEDIDGEAAHDGSGRGVSLSPDGLRVAIGAYMNDVGGTISEAGHVRVYEWDGIEWTQLGEDIDGKGAFDWTGLGESISIIGNRVAVGAAGNGNHVGYVRVFEWNDVEWLQLGEDIDGEAAGDASGRSVSLSNDGNRIAIGAPSNGGNGSYAGHVRVYEWNGTEWAQMGQDIDGEAAGDASGGGVSLSDEGHRVAIGASFNGGNGDRSGHTRVYEWNGGEWTQVGEDIDGKGPEAQSGRSVSLSSNGNTVAIGGCTDWVVGFNPGHVRVYKWNGTAWVQYGEEIEGEGPIDWSGHSVSISSDGQIVAIGAHLNDGNGEKAGHVRVFDLSDVTSTTQDRKDDIVIIPNPTTGSIKLTGIIGSVAFTVMDNFGKVVMKGNNMNQDLDLSDLSAGIYYLQLNTERGLLNRRIIKL; encoded by the coding sequence ATGAAAACGATATTTATTTTCTTAATGCTAGCAGTATTTACCTCCCTTGGCTCTCTGCCATTAATTGCTCAAAATCAGTTAGGAGGAGATATAGACGGTGAGGCAGCTCATGATAATGCCGGGTACAGCATTTCGCTCTCAGCAGAAGGTCAGAAAGTAGCTATTGGCGCATCGGGGAACGATGCCAATGGAAATGATGCGGGCCAGGTACGCGTATTTGAATGGAATGGCACCGAATGGTCACAAATTGGAGAAGATATCGACGGGGAGGCAGCCCATGACGGCTCAGGCCGTGGGGTTTCGCTTTCGCCGGATGGCCTTAGAGTCGCCATTGGTGCCTATATGAATGATGTAGGTGGAACGATATCAGAAGCGGGTCATGTCCGTGTATATGAATGGGATGGCATCGAATGGACACAATTGGGTGAGGATATTGACGGGAAAGGGGCTTTCGACTGGACCGGTCTCGGTGAGTCGATTTCGATCATAGGAAATAGGGTGGCAGTTGGGGCGGCGGGTAATGGAAATCATGTCGGTTATGTTCGTGTATTCGAATGGAATGACGTCGAATGGCTACAATTAGGAGAAGATATAGATGGGGAGGCGGCCGGCGACGCATCAGGTCGGAGCGTATCGCTGTCGAATGATGGTAACCGGATAGCGATAGGAGCACCAAGTAATGGTGGAAATGGTAGTTATGCGGGCCATGTCCGTGTGTATGAATGGAATGGCACTGAATGGGCACAAATGGGACAAGATATAGACGGAGAGGCAGCCGGCGACGCATCAGGCGGGGGCGTATCGCTGTCGGATGAAGGTCATCGGGTGGCCATTGGTGCATCTTTTAATGGTGGAAATGGAGACCGCTCCGGCCATACCCGCGTGTATGAATGGAACGGAGGAGAGTGGACACAAGTTGGGGAAGATATTGACGGAAAAGGCCCGGAAGCTCAGTCAGGGCGAAGCGTATCGCTGTCGTCAAATGGGAATACAGTGGCCATTGGTGGATGCACAGATTGGGTGGTCGGCTTTAATCCGGGGCATGTGCGGGTTTATAAATGGAATGGCACCGCGTGGGTACAATATGGCGAGGAAATTGAAGGAGAGGGACCCATTGACTGGTCAGGACACAGCGTATCTATTTCGTCAGATGGTCAAATCGTGGCTATTGGCGCACATTTGAATGATGGTAATGGAGAAAAAGCAGGTCATGTAAGAGTGTTTGACCTGTCGGACGTCACATCCACCACACAGGACAGGAAGGATGATATTGTGATTATTCCGAACCCTACAACAGGGAGCATAAAGTTGACAGGGATAATAGGTTCCGTAGCATTCACGGTCATGGATAACTTTGGCAAGGTCGTGATGAAGGGAAACAACATGAATCAAGATCTGGATTTATCCGACTTATCAGCAGGCATTTATTATTTGCAGTTAAACACAGAAAGAGGTTTGCTTAATAGAAGAATTATAAAATTGTAA